Below is a window of Shinella sp. PSBB067 DNA.
CGCTGACGGACGAGGCACGCTTCCGCAAGCTCGGCGACGAGGGCGTCCTCGCGCTGATCTGCGACAGCACCAATGCCGTGCGCGACGGCATTTCCCCGTCCGAGCACGAGGTCTCGGAAAGCCTGACGAAGATCATCGAGAGCGCCGAGGGCAGGGTGGGCATCACCACCTTCTCCTCGAATGTGGGACGTATCCGCTCCATCGCCCAGGCCGCGGAAGCCGCCGGCCGCGAGGTGCTGCTGCTCGGCAGCTCCATGAAGCGCGTGGCGGACGTGGCGCGCGACATCGGCCTGATGGAGGGCCTGAAGCCCTTCATCGCCGAGGACGAATTCGGCTATATCCCGCGCGACAAGGTGGTCGTCATCCTGACGGGCAGCCAGGGCGAGCCGCGCGCGGCGCTCGCCAAGATCGCCCGCGACGAGATGCGCAACGTCGCCTTCACCGCCGGCGACACGATCATCTTCTCCTCGCGCGCCATTCCCGGCAACGAGAAGGCGATCAACGACATCAAGAACGGCCTGGTCGAGCAGGGCATCCATATCATTACCGACGCCGAGGCGCTGGTGCACGTTTCCGGCCATCCGCGCCGCAACGAGCTCCAGCAGATGTACGGCTGGGTGCGCCCGAAGATGGTCGTGCCCGTGCATGGCGAGGCGGTGCATCTGACCGCCCATGCCGAGCTTGCCGCACAGTCCGGCATCGCCGAGGTGCCGCGCGTGCGCAACGGCGACGTGCTGAAGCTCGCCCCCGGCATGCCCGAGGTCGTCGACCACGCCCCCTACGGCCGCATCTTCAAGGACGGCAATCTCATCGGCGATTACGAGGAGATGGGCATCGGCGACCGCCGCAAGCTCGCCTTCGTCGGCCACGTCGCCGTCAGCGTCCTGCTCGACAGCCGCTACGACTTCATGGGCGACCCGGAGGTCGAGCCCTTCGGCCTGCCGCAGTTCGACGACGAGGGCGAGGACATGGGCGACACGCTCTATGACGCCGTGCTCGGCGCCGTCGAAAGCATCCCGCGCGCCCGC
It encodes the following:
- a CDS encoding ribonuclease J → MAKEDELVFLPLGGVGEIGMNLALYGYGPKTNRQWIMVDCGVTFPGPDLPGVDLVLPDIRFLAGERKNLKGIVITHAHEDHYGALNELWPGLNVPVYASPFTAGMLEAKRDYERSRVEIPVTIFKQGDRINLGPFEIEAIGVNHSIPEPMSLAIKTPLGTVIHTGDWKIDLDPSLGPLTDEARFRKLGDEGVLALICDSTNAVRDGISPSEHEVSESLTKIIESAEGRVGITTFSSNVGRIRSIAQAAEAAGREVLLLGSSMKRVADVARDIGLMEGLKPFIAEDEFGYIPRDKVVVILTGSQGEPRAALAKIARDEMRNVAFTAGDTIIFSSRAIPGNEKAINDIKNGLVEQGIHIITDAEALVHVSGHPRRNELQQMYGWVRPKMVVPVHGEAVHLTAHAELAAQSGIAEVPRVRNGDVLKLAPGMPEVVDHAPYGRIFKDGNLIGDYEEMGIGDRRKLAFVGHVAVSVLLDSRYDFMGDPEVEPFGLPQFDDEGEDMGDTLYDAVLGAVESIPRARRKDLEMVREAVRRAVRSTANEIWGKKPVVTVFLTKV